The genomic segment TCGTCCTCGACCTCGGGGCGCAGCACGTCCAGCCCGTACAGCTCCGCCGCGGCGGGCGGGGCGAGGGCGGCGTGCCGGGGGTCGCCCAGCTCCGCCACCTCGCGGGCCGAGCCGGCGGTGTCGTCGCTGACGTGGGTGCGCCAGCCGCCCTCGCGCAGCAGCTTCCGGCACTGGCCGAGCGCGTGCACGTGACTGCGTACGCATTCCACCTGACCGAGCGAGGCGCCCGGGACGCCCATCAGGTCGAAGCGGATCGGGAGGAAGTGCTCCGCGACGATGAACAGGCCCGACTCGGGCAGCAGATGGTGCACGTCGGCGACGCGTCCCGCGGCGGAGTTGTCCACCGGGATCACCGCGACGTCGGCGTTGCCGAGCGTCACCGCGTCCAGCGCCTGCTCGAAGCCCGTGCAGGGCAGTTCACCGCAGCCCGGGAACAACGCGTGGGCGGCGGTCGCCGAGTTGGAGCCCGGTTCCCCCTGATATGCGACGATCGTCACCTTGTTTTGCCTTCCACCGTGGAGCCTTCTGTCGCGGGTGGCGGAGGTCCCTCCGCGTGACCGCATGTAAGCAGTATCAAAGTACGGGCCCGGTCCGGGCACACCGGGTGCGGGGAAGCCGTGTCCGGGCCGGGGCGGGCGCGGCCCGGGCGCGGGAACGTCCGTACG from the Streptomyces sp. NBC_01335 genome contains:
- a CDS encoding prephenate dehydratase, with translation MTIVAYQGEPGSNSATAAHALFPGCGELPCTGFEQALDAVTLGNADVAVIPVDNSAAGRVADVHHLLPESGLFIVAEHFLPIRFDLMGVPGASLGQVECVRSHVHALGQCRKLLREGGWRTHVSDDTAGSAREVAELGDPRHAALAPPAAAELYGLDVLRPEVEDDPENTTRFVVLSRDSGPWPDPDGTTMTSLFFCVRNIPSALFKALGGFATSGVNLTKIESYQMSAGLSPSRFYVEIEGHPDEPHVALAVNELRFFSSEVRVLGVYPSHAHRLRGRTA